A single region of the Grus americana isolate bGruAme1 chromosome 3, bGruAme1.mat, whole genome shotgun sequence genome encodes:
- the ENPP4 gene encoding bis(5'-adenosyl)-triphosphatase ENPP4 isoform X1, whose translation MHLITCWKHFEVSTMNSMLTLFFSGIVACCAHSTGDSVSRLLLVSFDGFRADYLETYKLPHLREFIEDGVLVKQVKNAFITKTFPNHYTIVTGLYEESHGIVANDMYDADAKKKFSQFNDSDPFWWNEAVPIWVTNQQQGKGASAAAMWPGTDVKINDTTPQFFMKYNFSVTFEERVEKIVAWLNSSDPLVSFATLYWEEPDASGHKYGPDDTKNMRKVLEEVDNHIGFLTNKLKALGLWDTINIIVTSDHGMASCSAKKLIILDDCIGRNNYTLIDKSPVAAVLPRQNKRDVYNLLKKCHSHMKVYLKEEIPDRFHYRHNKRIQPIILVADEGWTIVQNESLSKLGDHGYDNALPSMHPFLAAHGPAFHRGYKQSTMNNVDIYPMMCHILGLTPQPHNGTFSNTKCLLADQWCINLPEAIGIVIGAFMILTTFTCIIIISKNKVVPQRPFSRLQLQSDDDDPLIG comes from the exons aTGCATCTGATTACCTGCTGGAAACACTTTGAAGTATCAACAATGAACTCGAtgttaacattatttttttctggaatagtTGCCTGTTGTGCTCACTCTACCGGTGATTCGGTATCCAGGTTACTCCTCGTGTCTTTTGATGGCTTCAGGGCTGATTACTTGGAAACCTATAAACTTCCTCACCTTCGGGAGTTCATTGAAGATGGTGTGCTTGTAAAACAAGTTAAGAATGCTTTTATCACCAAGACATTCCCAAACCATTATACCATAGTGACAGGTTTATATGAAGAAAGCCATGGCATCGTGGCTAATGACATGTACGATGCAGACGCCAAGAAAAAGTTTTCACAATTCAATGATTCAGATCCCTTCTGGTGGAATGAGGCAGTTCCAATTTGGGTAACAAATCAACAGCAGGGAAAAGGAGCAAGTGCTGCTGCAATGTGGCCTGGTACTGATGTAAAAATTAACGATACGACCCCTCAGTTCTTTATGAAGTATAACTTTTCGGTGACGTTTGAGGAGAGAGTGGAGAAAATTGTTGCATGGCTGAACAGCTCTGATCCACTAGTCAGTTTTGCTACGTTATATTGGGAAGAACCAGATGCAAGTGGGCACAAGTATGGACCAGATGACACCAAGAACATGCGCAAAGTATTAGAAGAAGTGGATAATCATATTGGTTTCCTTACTAATAAATTGAAAGCATTAGGTTTGTGGGACACTATTAATATCATTGTAACAAGCGATCATGGAATGGCCTCCTGTTCTGCAAAGAAGCTGATTATCCTTGATGACTGTATTGGTCGCAATAACTACACTCTGATAGACAAGAGTCCAGTTGCTGCAGTGCTGCCAAGGCAGA acAAGAGAGACGTGTATAACTTACTGAAAAAATGCCACAGTCATATGAAAGTGTATCTCAAAGAAGAAATTCCAGACAGATTTCATTATCGTCATAATAAGAGAATTCAACCCATAATTCTGGTTGCAGATGAAGGTTGGACAATTGTACAAAACGAGTCTCTTTCAAAAT TAGGTGACCATGGCTATGACAACGCTCTCCCAAGCATGCATCCATTCCTGGCTGCTCACGGGCCTGCTTTTCATCGGGGTTACAAGCAGAGCACAATGAACAACGTTGATATTTACCCAATGATGTGCCACATCCTGGGACTGACACCACAGCCGCACAATGGCACTTTCAGTAACACCAAGTGCTTGCTCGCTGACCAGTGGTGCATAAATCTTCCAGAAGCTATTGGGATTGTAATTGGGGCTTTTATGATACTGACTACTTTCACCTGCATTATAATAATCTCAAAGAATAAAGTAGTTCCCCAACGGCCATTTTCCCGACTTCAGTTACAATCTGATGATGACGATCCTTTAATCGGATAG
- the ENPP4 gene encoding bis(5'-adenosyl)-triphosphatase ENPP4 isoform X2, producing the protein MHLITCWKHFEVSTMNSMLTLFFSGIVACCAHSTGDSVSRLLLVSFDGFRADYLETYKLPHLREFIEDGVLVKQVKNAFITKTFPNHYTIVTGLYEESHGIVANDMYDADAKKKFSQFNDSDPFWWNEAVPIWVTNQQQGKGASAAAMWPGTDVKINDTTPQFFMKYNFSVTFEERVEKIVAWLNSSDPLVSFATLYWEEPDASGHKYGPDDTKNMRKVLEEVDNHIGFLTNKLKALGLWDTINIIVTSDHGMASCSAKKLIILDDCIGRNNYTLIDKSPVAAVLPRQNKRDVYNLLKKCHSHMKVYLKEEIPDRFHYRHNKRIQPIILVADEGWTIVQNESLSKCDHGYDNALPSMHPFLAAHGPAFHRGYKQSTMNNVDIYPMMCHILGLTPQPHNGTFSNTKCLLADQWCINLPEAIGIVIGAFMILTTFTCIIIISKNKVVPQRPFSRLQLQSDDDDPLIG; encoded by the exons aTGCATCTGATTACCTGCTGGAAACACTTTGAAGTATCAACAATGAACTCGAtgttaacattatttttttctggaatagtTGCCTGTTGTGCTCACTCTACCGGTGATTCGGTATCCAGGTTACTCCTCGTGTCTTTTGATGGCTTCAGGGCTGATTACTTGGAAACCTATAAACTTCCTCACCTTCGGGAGTTCATTGAAGATGGTGTGCTTGTAAAACAAGTTAAGAATGCTTTTATCACCAAGACATTCCCAAACCATTATACCATAGTGACAGGTTTATATGAAGAAAGCCATGGCATCGTGGCTAATGACATGTACGATGCAGACGCCAAGAAAAAGTTTTCACAATTCAATGATTCAGATCCCTTCTGGTGGAATGAGGCAGTTCCAATTTGGGTAACAAATCAACAGCAGGGAAAAGGAGCAAGTGCTGCTGCAATGTGGCCTGGTACTGATGTAAAAATTAACGATACGACCCCTCAGTTCTTTATGAAGTATAACTTTTCGGTGACGTTTGAGGAGAGAGTGGAGAAAATTGTTGCATGGCTGAACAGCTCTGATCCACTAGTCAGTTTTGCTACGTTATATTGGGAAGAACCAGATGCAAGTGGGCACAAGTATGGACCAGATGACACCAAGAACATGCGCAAAGTATTAGAAGAAGTGGATAATCATATTGGTTTCCTTACTAATAAATTGAAAGCATTAGGTTTGTGGGACACTATTAATATCATTGTAACAAGCGATCATGGAATGGCCTCCTGTTCTGCAAAGAAGCTGATTATCCTTGATGACTGTATTGGTCGCAATAACTACACTCTGATAGACAAGAGTCCAGTTGCTGCAGTGCTGCCAAGGCAGA acAAGAGAGACGTGTATAACTTACTGAAAAAATGCCACAGTCATATGAAAGTGTATCTCAAAGAAGAAATTCCAGACAGATTTCATTATCGTCATAATAAGAGAATTCAACCCATAATTCTGGTTGCAGATGAAGGTTGGACAATTGTACAAAACGAGTCTCTTTCAAAAT GTGACCATGGCTATGACAACGCTCTCCCAAGCATGCATCCATTCCTGGCTGCTCACGGGCCTGCTTTTCATCGGGGTTACAAGCAGAGCACAATGAACAACGTTGATATTTACCCAATGATGTGCCACATCCTGGGACTGACACCACAGCCGCACAATGGCACTTTCAGTAACACCAAGTGCTTGCTCGCTGACCAGTGGTGCATAAATCTTCCAGAAGCTATTGGGATTGTAATTGGGGCTTTTATGATACTGACTACTTTCACCTGCATTATAATAATCTCAAAGAATAAAGTAGTTCCCCAACGGCCATTTTCCCGACTTCAGTTACAATCTGATGATGACGATCCTTTAATCGGATAG